The Anas platyrhynchos isolate ZD024472 breed Pekin duck chromosome 1, IASCAAS_PekinDuck_T2T, whole genome shotgun sequence genomic sequence tgcccacctgagtcaAACCACAACAGGCCAACAGGGCTGCTGGTATTGGCTGTGTTCCCTGTTCGCTGCAAAGTGCCTGTGCACGTGGTGGGAGATTGcatccccagctttctcaggCCCTGGAAGCAAATCCCCCAAAAGCGGAGCAGTGGCATCACGAGCAGAGCCCCGGAGGCAACCGCGGCTGTCTGAAAGGCAAGCATCAAGAATGCGGACATgtcagaggaggagcagcaagaTGCTGTTGATTGCGCCACTCAGGCCTTGGCGAAGCACATCGAGAAGGGCATTGCTGCGCACATCGGGAAGGAATTTGACAAGAAATAGAATCCCACTTGGCACTGCAACACAGGAGGGAACTGCGGCAGCTACGTGACTCCTGAGAGCACGCACTTCACCTACTTCTAGCTCAGCCAAGTTGCTATTCTTTTTGAGTCTGATTAGAACCACGGACTCCCACTGACACTTGCATCTGGTTACAGGACTTTGCTGGCTCCCATGGCTGGTTACTTCAGCCTTCCTGAGGAAACAAACCTTGATCTTCAAGGGCAATGGCAGGGATTATGCTATAGCAGAAGGTGTTACAttgtggaaataaaaaggaaaaataccaacaaaatgtattcattgttttttttttgttttgtttgtatttattgtaaTAATTGTAATATTGTATAAATTGGGCCAAGCCccaatttaaaatgttgaaattaaaagatttggatccatacaagtccatgcatctggatgggattcatcccagagtgcttggagagctggctgacatcattgcgggacctctctcaattatttttctatggtCTTGGCAATCTGGAGAGGCCCCAGTAGAGTGGCAGCTGGCAAAAgttgtaccaattttcaagaagggcaaaaaGAAGACCCCGGTAATTACAGGCTTGTCAGTCTCAGGTCAGTGCCTGCTAAAATTAGGGAGAAGATtatccttgaagttattgaagagCGCCTGGGGGACAGTGCAGTCATTtctcccagccaacatgggttcacgaGGGTTAGGACCTGTTTaacaaatttcatttcctttttaacaaTTTTGATTTCCATGGGCAGGCACGGCCCGCAGATGCCAGGCTGCCAAGCCCAACGTGCGGCCGCCAAGCAGGCGCCAgctgccagaggctgcaggaaggctccagaagcagcggcagcagcccgCGCAGGGGCAGCCGCGAGTGCAGGAGCCGCTCCTGGGCTCTGGGCTCAGGGGCAGACGCCTGCCCCTGCAGGGGATAAGGCAAACCCAGAGCCCAAAACCAACCCCAAGGGTACTGCATCCCCAACTTTCCTAGGCCCTGGAAGCAAATCCCCTAAAAGCGGAGCAGTGGCGGCGTGAGCAGAGCCCCTGAGGCAACCGCGACTGTCTGAAAGGCAGGCATCAAGAATGCGGACATGtcagagaagaagcagcaagaTGCTGTTGATGGTGCCACTCAGGCCTCCCTGCCCACGCTGCTGGATCAGCTGCCctatgtgagaaacactccgtagccaataacttaggctcaggcgaggatctcagtgaagtagtaatttatttgcgattgcaatggcgggcgccccacaagcaggagagcgtgcctactagttccaaaacacagtttatataccttttgatgacaggaccctcccctgtttccccactgagtgagtaatccaggttcacaatctatctgatgcttcacaaacaacgCATGGCCTTcggttgccggcctgttaaatttcaaatttcttttgacgtttttactgcttgaaggggtaatgtttcttcccttatctgacttgacttaacaCTGCAATTTTCACCTAATACTGTCCTAAGGaatctggttgtctgcattttacaaggtcgcctgctaagctttctcatcactgtaagcatatctcagtaccacattccttccctctaaacaatgtaactctgcaaaaacaacatttctattcccacaattccccccttttcttcttcataaactgttgatttttgcaaaacctttctctaaggtgtaatttggtagatttcttcttctttgctttctttgctttccatctcctcattatcaccttatctgagtaaggtggtggctccatggtcatttgtttcagtagtgcggtttcagttaaccactgtactagtcctcttacacaggggataatgcagcaaccaatggctgtcaaaactcctactaCAACTGCAATCAAGGATGTAAATATGCctactttttctgccaattcactggcaagggtggtaagccttTGAAGTGCTTTGAAGTGAGGCAGGATGCCATGGAGTATGAAATTCCCATTTTATTCCCAAGGCTTTTCCAAGTTTCCACTTGACCAAGGCCTCCTCTGAGAGGTACACAATTAATAGTTGATTCTTCCCTATCATCGTTTTTTAACCTTAGGCttccaaataattattaatacaaagaataagatgtacactactactataatAAACTCCTCTTGGGAGCACTTCAATTTGTTATAGGTCTGTCCTttttagttacctgtgaaaataaagggTTAGTTTACAACTGTAAGCttttatcctgctcagagtctgttacgagatttttctttttgattttaactTTCAACAAGTCGTCTGTAGGAACAACTTCCCAGGCGCTAGGGTCGGTAGCTGCtttcactcgagtatagtgagtccaacctttttccgCAGCTCTTacagctgtttcagtgcttAGCAGTACTTGGAAtggtccttcccattcaggccgaAGTTTTGATTCTTTCCAGGTGCGTATCAGGACCCTATCTCCTGCATGGAATGAATGTACTGGGAATTCCAAAGGCGGAGTTTGAGCCAACAGTCCACGAACCCTGAGAGATTCTAAGGAAGAAGATAATCCAGGCATAtaatttttgaggaaaatatcTTTAGTTTCAAAAATAGGTATCTCACCGTTTCTACCCAGGTACGGTAGTCCAAACAACATCTCATATGGTGAAACTCCTACATCTTTTCTAGAAGCAGTTCGAATTCTGAGAAGTGCTAAAGGTAAACACTTTGTCCAGGGAAACTTAGTCTCTAAAACCAGCTTTGACGGAtgtttctttaatgtctgattcattcgcTCCACTTTCCCTGATGAGGAAGGATGCCATGGAGTATGAAATTCCCATTTTATTCCCAAGGCTCCCATGAATCCTTGTAAAACAGATGAAGGGAAATGACTTCCTTGATCTGAATCTGTATTTTCAACAATCCCATATCTAGGGATTATTTGTTCCAGGATTACCTTTATCACCACACTAGCTGTTGCTGATGCTGAAGGAAAAGCTTCTACCAATCCTGACAAATGGTCAATCAACACCAGCAAGTACTTAAATCTGCCTACTTTAGGTGATTCAGTAAAATCGATTTGGATGCTCTGAAAAGGTTgaagccctggctcccgtccgCCCAGGGGTTGTTTCCGTAGAGCCTTCTTATTCACTCGTTGGCATGTTATGCAACTATTACACGCTTGTTTAGCTACAGCGTACATGCCTATAcgtatatattttcttaatacGGTGTCACACATTGCCTGGACTCCCCAGTGGCTTCCTTGGTGTAGAACGGCTAACATTTCTCTCATTATCTGTTTGTTTaccatttctctcccatcagggagagTCCACCGTCCTTCGGACTCCTTTGCTCCTAATTCCCTAAAGgcttctatttcctttttactgaatatttgcttttcaggtgGAGGTTTTATTTCAGGTACAAGAAGCAGCTTTGCTTCTACCTCTCATTGCAAAGCTGCTTCTTTAGCCTTTTCATCTGCAATCCTGTTTCCCCATTTAACTAGGGAGTTTCCTTTTCGATGTCCTTTCACGTGCACCACAGCAACCTCCTCTGGTAGTAACAGACTTTCCAAAATCTGTCTAATTAATTCTTCATGAACcaattcctttcccttcctgtttACTAAGTCCTTTTCTTCCcatatttttccaaatgcatgtACCACCCCATATGCATATTGTGAGTCAGTATATATAGTTCCCTGTTtcccttttaattattttaatgcttgATTTAATGCATATAATTCACAGGTTTGAGCTGACCAATTGCTAGGCCGTCTTCCCATTTCTTCGACATTCCCATCCGGTCCTTCAATGATGCAATAACCATTACATCTCTTTCCTTGTACCACCTTAGAAGACCCATCTGTAAACAatatttccccttcctctaaGGGCACCTCTTGCAAATCTAATCTTACCTTTGCCTGGTAATTTATTAAATGTAAGCAGTTATGTTCCGTATTTATTGGATCCTCAATTCCCTTTGACAAGAAGGAGGCAGGATTCAAAACAGACTCTGTAGTTATAGTTAAATCATCCTTTTCAATTAGTATAGCTTCATATTTTAGTATTCTGGAGTCTGTCAGCCACCTTCCTGCTTTCTGAGTGAGAATAGCCTTCACTTGGTGAGGGGTAGCAACAATCAGTTGTCCTCCAAAGGTGAATTTCCTGCTCTCTTCTACTAATAAGGCAGTTGCTGCTACTGCCTGAATGCGTTCTGGCCATCCCTGGGATACAGGGTCTAATAATTTAGACAAAGATGCTACAGGTTTCTTTTTATCTCCCATTCTTGGGTTAACACCCCCAAAGCAGCACCCTCACTTACAgttataaaaagataaaatgatttctttagGGCAGGAAGAGCTAAGACTGGTGCTGTAATacggtctttttttttttttttaattttccattacttcttcttcctctttaatCCAGTTCAGTATATTAGGTTCTTCCTCCAATAATTTGAGATATAATTTCTCTGATTTCTGTGCATATGCTTCTATCCACAGTCTGCAATATCCAGTTCAACCCCCAAATTTTCTCAactctttctttgttttagggAGAGGAAGTCgcacaattccctgaatccccTCAGGGTTTACTCTCCGTCTGCCCTCAGAGACTACATGTCCCAAATACTTAACCTCTTTTTCTACACACTGTAATTTATCTTCAGATACCCTTAGCCCATGTTCTCCTAAAAAATTCAGGAGTTTATTGGTGGCTTCCTTTACCTCCGATCTTTCTTCCCCAGATATCAATAAATTATACACATACTGTAACAACATCACCCCTTCTGGAAtctgaaatgtttctaaaatCTTTTCCAATTCTTGCCCAAACAAATTGGGAGATTCAGTGAATCCCTGAGGCAAAGCAGTCCATCTATATTGCTGTTTACGACCTGTCTCTGGGTCTTCCCATTCAAGTGCAAAAATGTATCTACTTTCAGGATCTAGTGGGCATGCCCAaaaggcatcctttaaatctATAACATTGAACCATTTGTGCTCATAAGGGATTTTACTCATCAGGGTGTAAGGGTTAAGAACCACAGGGTGGTGCTTTCATGTTATCTTGTTAACTTTTCTCAGGTCTTGTACTAATCGGTACGAACCATCTGGCTTTCGTACTGGTCAAATTGGAATGTTATATGGTGACATACAAGGCTCCAAAAGACCATCTTTAACTAAAGTTTGCACTATAGGTTTCAGGCCCATTTTTCCTTCACAAGAGATAGGCTACTGTCGTTGTCTAACTCTTCCGCTCCCTTCTTGAACAGTTATCTTTAAGGGAGTTATGTTAAGCCCTCCTCGATTTCCTGCCCTTACCCATACCgtgggatttatttctttttcatcattttctgttaataatttcattgcgactgttcttcctttttacCAGGTCTTCAATCATAATCCTAATTTGACTATTAAATCTCTCCctaatgttatatatggagtggtaattcgtgtcgagaaaatggttgatattaataaagaagggggagatttaggaatgtggccatgggggttggaaaacccCATGAGTGAGacaacattagactcttaacgatgaggccatcaggaatatcaaagagtttagagggaacacagggtgattcaggagactctgtgcagtctccggtttcttgttctccagctggttctctttttctccagctggtaaggcatggatgtttctgtgtgtttgctgttgttacattcaaagttgtttgaccaatgaaaagttgtattgaaaagaactgctgtggggagaaggggataagaggggaaaccgccctcaagataaaaaaggcagcacgatgaagttacatcaataaagaagcaggaaaaagaagtgaagaggaacaggctggcagaacgCAGACCAGGACGGTCTTTTGACactttgctgtgctgcaggagcggGCTAGCTTGCAGCTTAACCTCCCTTGCCCCTGCTTTCAAGGGACTGGGAGGGTAAGGGGTGCATTGTCCCAGTGCATCCCAGCAACTCCTTGCACCTTCTGGCCGCTAGCAGCTCCTGGAAACTTCCCTCTCCGAGCTCTTGGCACCCCGATGGCTGCGTTGGCTTTCTGCCTGAGGAGCCCTGATGCCTTTGCTGGCAAGGGCATCCCTTCCTGGCCATGGTCTCAGCCAGGACTGTCTCTCCTGCAGAGGTTAGGTACAACGGATTTGGCCACATGGGACCGAAGAGGTGTCCTCGCACAGCCAGAGTCTGGAGGAGTCATCGTCTTTCCCAGGTGAGTGTGCTGTGTCTGCAGCCCATGGCTGGCGTCAAGGCCAGGGCACTGCAACTACTGAGTGTGGTGGCCTGGAATCACACTGCTGTCCTCTTCTTGCTTCCAGGATTGGGCTCTACATTCcatctggaagagctgcaggggGTAATCCAGTTCAAAGTCCCGAGAAGAAGGCTGAAAAGAAGGGAGAGTCAAGGATGGGGGAAGACTCCAACACAAAAGGTAACATGAGAGCCGTCATGCCCAAGACACCGCCAAGGGTTTCTCTTACCAGCCCTCCTGTTGCCTCCTTACAGGGATGCCTACAGCTGACAAGAGCTAACTGCTCTCACGGCAGAGTCTCTCTCCAGCCAGATTCCCCGGAGGGACAGAGGAGGCacagctgggccaggctgctgggggaaaAGAGCCTTCTCCCAGGtgaggctggggggcagctggaggaggcagcccctgggctctTCCCCTTGAGTCAGCGAGCGGCTTTCCTTGGACAGGGGGACTTGGCCAGCTCCACAGGGGTCCCGACACATGTCCCACCCACTGCCCTTTCCTTGCTGGGCAGCCGTTTGCTGAGCAAAAGCTGTAGCAGCAAATCCTCCTCTTGTGTGCTTGCAGAATGCTGACAGCATTCATTCAGGAGAGCTCCTCGAGGATGGGAGAAGAGggtgtaataaatggctcagtcttcaaaataggactataatcaaagtttacaatttattaaaggaatagaggtaagcaaacagcgatGGGTGCgctgggagtctctgctccaccaagacacccaccagttacatcaagcagctgatttgtatgctcctaggctgatacatattcattactacttctaaataaaacagggttattataattagtttctggaatccCAACTGGAGCAtgtgtatcagtctccggtggtccctctgggggtctctggggggtctctcgtgctgaaggctcatagtcttcctccctcttgtccttctcctttgtccaacttggctgtatgtcagagacttgtgcaacatcccctgcaagctttgtcttttagttgttcttcagctctcgccatctccttaatctcctggccagatatcagagacttgcatagtgtcccatgcaatagtcataatagttagcagttattctgaaaccccccagatatcagagacttcaaggaagaGCCTACAAATGCATtgcccttcaagctctctattgacacgaattgctaaaccattcctttgcaagatacgaGAATTATATACGTTAACCACTCTGTtcttcttagacttgtggttatacaagggtatgtaagacagaaggtcacattcatcataccatgcggccctagcattgttccatactgacacaaatcagatgaacatatctcacaagGGGAAGGGCAAgcgctgtgctgcagcctggccccAAACTCAAGCCCCTGCCTGCGAGGCTCACCAGAGAGCAGGACAAGTAGCCACTGCATCTGTGTGCCCATTGCCGGGCTGTTTCACGGGTTGCCTTTGTGGAGATTTGATGTTTCTCTCTAATCGTTGCATGCTCAGCACAAAGCATGTTTTTGCAGGCATTGCTCTCCTGCGCACACTGCCAGTGTACAGCCAgggaagcagctgctgcagcagctcagagcagaagGCCACGGTTGTTCACTCACCCAATGCAGCTGCAAAGGAGCCTCCATTTTTTCGGGGAACTCCAGGCCTCTGGGTACAGCAAGGGACAGGGTTCCCCTATCTCTggttctctctctcccctctttGCTGGGAGGCTCTGGATGAGGGCCTCTACTTCTCTGATTTGGCAGGTGGCTGCCACAGCTTGCACCACGGCTTCTCCTTGGGCCAGACCTCAGAAAAGAGACACTGGTCCTCGCAGAGAGCTGCCGCCTGCTGGAAAAGCAAGACCAGGTTGTTGAGCAAAAGCTATAGCAGCAAATCCTCGTCTTGTGTGCTTGCAAGATGCTGGCAATGCATCAGGTGAGCTCCACAAGGATGGCAGAACAGGGATAGGGTTGTTACAAGGGTAGTGCTTCTGAAGATTTGACGTTTCTCTAACCACTTCATGCCCTTCTCCCCTGCAGGAAATAGGCTGCCTGTGCCGCCAGCAAGACAAAAGTACTCTGAGAAGAACTTCCGAGAAGTTGTTCCTTGTCAATTTTGCTTTGGCACTATCAAAAGTCATCTGATAACCAGCCAGCCAGCCTTCATAACCGAAGACAGCTGAACCATGGATTGCAGGCCCAGCAAAGTCAAAGTCAACATCACAACCGAGGTTTAGGCATTCACGTTTATATGCTGACTTGATTTTACCACTCTTCTTTCCTGTATTTGGTGAGAAAGTTGTATCAAACGTCAACTTCAAGCCTTTGGCAATCTGATCTTCAATTGCAATTTCTGTTCCCAGAGTGTTATCTGTGttccatttttctgtgaaagtcaGCCCATACTCAGCCCACTTGTATTTGGTCTCCAAGCTCCCATTAACTTTTCCAGTGTCGGTGTTTGAAGAACCAGATGTTGTGAACTCCACTCCACTTgcagattttgttttcacatcCAGCTTCACCAACCCAAACCCATATCCTTTATTGAAGGTATCTCTGGCAGATTTGCCAAGGTCTGCGTACGACGGAGGAATTGCCATTGGAGCTGGCTGGCGCGGGAGGGCGGCTTAGCTCTGCCACGAAGCTTCTCTCCAAGAGAAAAACCTGCCCTTTCTGAGCCTTGTTTTCCTTCGTGAAGGATGAGGGCTCCTGCAAAGCCCGCTGCCCTGGAAGTGTTCTTGCCCTTAGCTTCAGAGGCCGAGGGCTGGGGCCTTTCATGCTGCCTTTCTGAGagaaagcaggctgcagggaaactgcCCTGAGCCTGGGGAAACCCTGAGGGGATGACTGCCCCACTGCAGTGGGGGGACAGCTCCCACATTAGCACTCCCCTCTAAAAACGCTCCCTGTTTCTGCTTCCCCTGTAGCAGAAGATGCAGGCGGAAatgcagaggctgcagaggggGTGTGCTTCCTCCATGGCACTCATGGACCTGAAGAACGCTCTGCAGCTGGTACcagtggagatgaagcatcagcatGTCCTCATCCCTCTCCCTCCAGCGAAGAAGGCTGAGGCAGCTCCCCTCAGCAAATCAAGTGCCAGGTAAGTGTGGGCCAGCTCCCACAAAGGCCAGGAAAAGCTGAGCTGCATCAGGCTGCCCGAGGGATCCAGCATGCGGgttgctcagctctgggctttGGCTCTCCATCCCCTGGCTGCTTCGGGGAGGCAATGACTGTGGAGAGGACCTTGCCTCCAGACGTTCCCCTGCAGACCCAAAGTCCTGAAGCTCCCCTGCAGCCGACAGTCACGTACCCACAGTGGAAGGGggctgtgctccctgctcctggggctgggggcaggcagagctggggaccTTCAGATCCTACCTGagagtttttttctctgttgatgcagctaCCAATTAGTACGGAGTGTGCAGGCGGGGAAAgtgatggagaagagaaaggaggcCTGGAAAATCACTGGGCTGCGGCGCACTGCCTCTGTCTTGCTTCCGCGATTGCGCTCTACACacatttcttatttcatttcattaagatgtaatatttatctttatttcaataatatttatctttatttcattaagatttaataaacaaacaaacggCTGTTCTACAGTTTTCTTTCCACACCCGAATGGATCACTGTGCACGCTCCGCGGGGCCTGCTCGAGGTTTGTACGGGCCAGAAATGAGAGAGCTTCATTCTCGGTACCGGGTTGCTCAGCTCGCTGGTGGCCCTACAGGAAAGATGCTCCCTGagtgcacagagagagagagaaaagctgctCCCCGACAGGGCAGCTCCTGACCCTTCCTCTGACAGCCCTGGCGGCCATTTGGCAGTTCTGCCTGCCCCCCCGCGCCACAAGCTGGCTGAGGCCTTGGCCTGTCCGCAGCACGGCTGTCAGTGGTGTCGGGCGGCATCTAGAGCCAAGaggcctttccttttctttgtgctgaaGGAAACTTTGTGCTGTCTGGAGAGGCAGTGCCTCTTTGCTCCAAGTCTTGCAGGGTTGCCTCTCACTTTGAGGGCCCTGTTTTTCGTCAGCATTTGTGAGGGGCTTCTGCATGCGC encodes the following:
- the LOC140001363 gene encoding non-selective voltage-gated ion channel VDAC2-like; its protein translation is MAIPPSYADLGKSARDTFNKGYGFGLVKLDVKTKSASGVEFTTSGSSNTDTGKVNGSLETKYKWAEYGLTFTEKWNTDNTLGTEIAIEDQIAKGLKLTFDTTFSPNTGKKSGKIKSAYKRECLNLGCDVDFDFAGPAIHGSAVFGYEGWLAGYQMTFDSAKAKLTRNNFSEVLLRVLLSCWRHRQPISCRGEGHEVVRETSNLQKHYPCNNPIPVLPSLWSSPDALPASCKHTRRGFAAIAFAQQPGLAFPAGGSSLRGPVSLF